The Notolabrus celidotus isolate fNotCel1 chromosome 6, fNotCel1.pri, whole genome shotgun sequence nucleotide sequence CTCGAACTTCAGTGGGTGATTTTGGCTTTGGCCACTCACGAATCTTGTTGCTGTTCAATGGGTCTAATGCCAGACCGTCCCTTGAAACAATGTGTCCCATATACTTAACAGCCGACTTGCAAAACTCACATTTCTTCGGGTTGAGTTTCAGTCCTGCTTCTCTGAATCTGGTAAGAATGTCTGTCAAGTTCGTCAAATGATCTTCAAAGTCACGTCCCATACAGATGACGTCATCGAGATAAATGACACATGTTGTCCAATGAAGACCTCTCAAAACAAGCTCCATAAGTCTCTGAAAAGTAGGTGGGGAGTTTTTCAGTCCCATTGGCATCACTTTAAACTGGTAGAGACCGTCACCTGttgtaaatgctgtttttggTCTGTCCAAAGGATCCATTTCAACTTGCCAGTATCCACTTGACATGTCCATGGTTGAGAAAAACTGAGATCCAGACAGTGCATCCAAACTGTCATCAACTCTGGGGAGAGGATGAGCATCGGTGATGGTGACAGAGTTCAACTTCCTGAAATCCACACAGAACCTGTATGTGCCATCCTTTTTCCGTACCATGACGACTGGGCTGGCCCAGGGGCTTTTGCTGTCCTCAATCAAATCTTGAGCCTTTAGGTCCTCAACTTGCCTGCGGATTTCTGCTTTCATGGAAGGAGAAGTGCGGTATGCCCTTTGTGAGATGGGAATGTCacattttgttgtaattttgtgtGTGACCAATTGCGTCCTTCCAAAATCATGTGGGTGCTGACTGAACACGTCTGAGAATGACTGTAAAGTATCTTTCAGCCTTGTTTGTTGTGTACTCGTAAGGTCAGGGTTCAACACATCTGATAGTACAGCCTGTTTAGAAACAACTGGCATCTGTATGTTAATATTACAAACAGAACGTTCTATCACAGTGTACTCATCGTTGCTGCTGTTAGATGTAGCATAAAAAGTCCCTATCAGGCTACCACAATgcaacatgacatcatcactggAGGGGTTAGCTACTTTTACATGGATGGAACCGTTGTTCACTTCTGACACAGTCCATGCAAAACCAGTGACTGACTGATTAGTGTAATGTGGTTCAAAAACACCTTCATAAGCATGAGGTATTAACCCTTTTAGTGGTACATCAAGTTTAGCATTAATTaccatctctgacatggctgGAACTGTAACTGTAGAAGAAACAGTGACATCAGTTAGTTTAGGAACATACTGGTGTGGGCTAACTAGCGGCACTTCTTTGTGATCTACAACTAGAGACATGTTTCTGGTGTTCACAATAATGCCATTAGCAACCAGAAAATCCCAGCCAAGAATTAACGGCTTTGTACAGTTTCTAACCACCTGCAGATTATGCGACATTGGTTTGTGGGCAATACTCAGATTCACGGAAATTGAACCCACTGAGTCAAGAGGGTCACCTGTGACACTAGTGAGAGGCACAAATTGCTTCATAATGGGCTTTTTGTGAAGAGCACTAGTAGACATTCTGAAATCTTCACTAATAACTGAAATGTCTGCCCCAGTGTCAACAAAAGCATGTACCACAGTGTCCTCAATAACAACTGACACATATCTTTTTGACGCATTAACTTCAGATAAAATGTCTCTGGTTAAGTCAGTCTGTGTCATATCATTGTCTTTATGGGCCTGGGAAAAGTCAGTAGCTGGCAACTGGCCCTCATCGTCAACTACTTGTAGTTTAACTTATTGGAGCTGGTGTGTGAAGGAGACTGGAACCGTACATGTCCAGGACTTGGAGAGCGATGAGATCCACGTCTGTCCTCATGGCGGTCAGCAGAGCGaccactctgtgtgtgttccctgTATGATGGACTGCGGCCACGTGCCTGTCGTTCATACGACCCGGAACGTCTGTGGGAGTCCCGTGTGTCATAACGATCCTCTACATACCTTGAGGGTCCGTAGGAGCGGTCAGGAGCTGTGTGCTGATCATAGGAAGGTCGTCTGTAGCTGTTTCTGTCCGAGGAATTGTAGCGGCTGTGTCCCCGTTCACTGTGAGGAGAGGGACTCCTCCGATGAGACCAGTAGTCAGATGAGCTGTGGCGTGCGTCTTTATGCTGGCGTTGTACCTGCAGATGTAGCTGTTCAACACGCTCAGAAAGTGTCTCCAGTGTTTTCTGCATGTTTCTGAGGTCCTCTGAGGTGGCAGAGTTAACACTGAGAGAAGGGGATGATGTCGAGAAGTGAGCAGGTGCAGCACCAGGTACATTAGGCAACACGGGTGCCTGGGAAACATATTGCACAGTGTTTTGAGATGAAAACACCCTACTAGCTTGGTGAGCAGTCTCAATCTGGATGGCGAATTTCAGTGCAGCATCCAGTGATGTCAAACCTTGTTCATGACAGCGCAGCTGAAGATAAGGCTCAATACCAGCAATGAAGCGTCTGAACTTTTCTCCATCCTTAGCATTCTGTCCATAAGTGGGAAAAGCTTCTTCCACTAACCGACTGATTTCTGCAGCAAACACAGGGAGGGCTTCACCTGGCAGACGTGTACGTGCGTTGATATAACTCTGAAATGTGGTCACATAAGCAGTCTGTCCAAATACAGCTTTAAGTTTTTCTTTAACATCATCATAGTCAGATTTCACTGCATCAGATTGACTGTCCCAATAACTAAAAGCAGCACCACCCAGGCGTGTGGGCAGTAACTTAGCCATGCTGTCTTCATCATAAGTTGGGGTGGCCTGAACAGTTACCTCAAAACGTCTGCACCATCTTGAGAAGTCTTCTTTCCCATCTCCCataaaaacatgagaaaaatcTCCTTTCCAAAATTGTGGCACCACGTGTGCAGGGCCAGGTGAAAACGGCAGTTCATTCCACGAGTTATGACTGGTCATGATGAAATAACTGTTTGCAACCTTGCAGATAAAGCACAGTCTTCAATACAGTCTTAACTGTTCA carries:
- the LOC117813904 gene encoding uncharacterized protein LOC117813904 is translated as MNEDCFVFFPFLHHSEDEETFTVANSYFIMTSHNSWNELPFSPGPAHVVPQFWKGDFSHVFMGDGKEDFSRWCRRFEVTVQATPTYDEDSMAKLLPTRLGGAAFSYWDSQSDAVKSDYDDVKEKLKAVFGQTAYVTTFQSYINARTRLPGEALPVFAAEISRLVEEAFPTYGQNAKDGEKFRRFIAGIEPYLQLRCHEQGLTSLDAALKFAIQIETAHQASRVFSSQNTVQYVSQAPVLPNVPGAAPAHFSTSSPSLSVNSATSEDLRNMQKTLETLSERVEQLHLQVQRQHKDARHSSSDYWSHRRSPSPHSERGHSRYNSSDRNSYRRPSYDQHTAPDRSYGPSRYVEDRYDTRDSHRRSGSYERQARGRSPSYREHTQSGRSADRHEDRRGSHRSPSPGHVRFQSPSHTSSNKLNYK